DNA from Nitrospira sp.:
CGGTATGGGACGGGCGCCCGGCGGCCGAACCAATGAATCTGGGCGGCGGCTGGGTGACGTATGATTTTCAGCGGGCCTTCGGCAAACCGGTCCGGATCATCAATGACGCAGCCATGCAGGCTCTCGGCAGTTACGAAGGCGGCCGGATGTTGTTCCTCGGTCTCGGCACCGGGTTGGGCTCGGCCTTGGTAATCGACGGGGTGCTCGCGCCCATGGAGCTGGCGCACCTGCCCTACAGCAAAGGCCGAACCTATGAACACTATGTGGGGCTGCAGGGGCTCAAGCGCTGCGGCAAGAAACGGTGGCGGAGCCAGGTGACGGAAGTGACGCAAGCCCTTCGTCGCGCGCTGCAAGTGGAGTATGTCGTGCTGGGCGGCGGGAACGCGAAAAAGCTGAAGGACCTTCCGGAAGGGGTGCGGCTCGGCGACAACAGCAACGCTTTTCTCGGCGGCTTCCGCCTGTGGGAAGAGCGGCAGCCACGCGCGATTCTCGGCTCTCGCGAACCCGGCCGAAACAAGGCTCGGACATAGCGCGATGTCCTCACCCGCATGAATCATGAACGCTTCTCCTACAATCGCGGATTCGCGGCTGCGACAAGCCTATCGGCGAGCGTTCTCACTGCTCGGGTCCAGCCGCCTCACCAACTCGGCGGCGCGCACAGACGTGGCGCTCTTTATTCTTCGCACCGTGCGCCCCTCGCTACAACAGCCAAGAGCCCAAACAGGATATCCTGCAATCCCATGTGGGTGACCCTGGGGTTCACTTAATAGTTAGGCGGTAGGCTTAGGAAGGTGACACCACGGGCGCATGAGAGAACTGTGGCAATTTGCCCGGAACGCCCTCTGCGCGGTTTTTAGAAGGACCACGGCGATGTCAGACTCAACCATC
Protein-coding regions in this window:
- a CDS encoding Polyphosphate glucokinase, yielding MGKDRRTSHGLLNVLVIDVGGTNVKVLGTGQSEPRKIPSGPAMTASKMVAAVKRAVAGWAYDVVSIGYPGPVWDGRPAAEPMNLGGGWVTYDFQRAFGKPVRIINDAAMQALGSYEGGRMLFLGLGTGLGSALVIDGVLAPMELAHLPYSKGRTYEHYVGLQGLKRCGKKRWRSQVTEVTQALRRALQVEYVVLGGGNAKKLKDLPEGVRLGDNSNAFLGGFRLWEERQPRAILGSREPGRNKART